From Micromonospora rhizosphaerae, the proteins below share one genomic window:
- a CDS encoding low temperature requirement protein A: protein MTAEAGEPMATSRAGGLLRRPGQPQQATFLELFFDLVFVLALFRLTQGLLQNLTWIGTFQTLVLLLALWWVWSRVAGTTDRFDPQRPPIQLLVIASMLGILVMAAATPEAFGKRGLFFAGAYVAIRIGASVVLVLLLRGHQAQRAFLRQFFWYGVSAVPWIAGAVAHDTARLALWTLAVAVDYTATALRLPTPGLGRLARSELAILGEHLAERFRQFFIIALGELILVTGLAFGTSGFGAEHSVAALVYFTTTVLLWRIYFYRAGQLLSEAIAAAPDPLRLSISATYSHPIMVAGIVITANCVDHVLADPFGHAEPIWIAMILGGPALFLAGRGIFEYAVFARVSRNRLIGVLVLAAISPAMIRAPRLVIAIAAALVLAAIALSDTARARGRPPEPPSPPR from the coding sequence ATGACGGCAGAAGCGGGCGAGCCTATGGCGACCAGTAGGGCGGGCGGCCTGCTGCGGAGACCCGGGCAGCCGCAGCAGGCAACGTTCCTGGAACTGTTCTTCGACCTGGTGTTCGTCCTCGCGCTCTTCCGGCTCACGCAGGGGCTGCTCCAGAATCTGACGTGGATCGGCACCTTCCAGACGCTGGTGTTGCTGCTGGCCCTGTGGTGGGTCTGGTCCCGCGTTGCGGGGACAACCGACAGGTTCGATCCGCAACGACCGCCGATACAGCTGCTGGTCATCGCGTCCATGCTTGGCATCCTGGTGATGGCCGCCGCGACGCCGGAGGCGTTCGGCAAGCGAGGCCTATTCTTCGCGGGCGCGTACGTCGCCATTCGGATTGGCGCCAGCGTCGTCCTCGTGCTCCTGCTGCGCGGCCACCAGGCGCAGCGCGCCTTCCTGCGGCAATTCTTCTGGTACGGCGTGTCCGCCGTGCCATGGATCGCGGGAGCCGTCGCGCACGATACGGCGCGTCTGGCGCTGTGGACGCTGGCGGTGGCCGTCGACTACACGGCGACCGCACTCCGTCTGCCCACACCGGGGTTGGGTCGCCTTGCGCGATCGGAGCTTGCGATCCTGGGCGAGCACTTGGCCGAGCGCTTCCGGCAGTTCTTCATCATTGCGCTCGGCGAGTTGATCCTGGTCACGGGTCTGGCGTTCGGCACCAGTGGCTTCGGGGCCGAGCACAGCGTTGCAGCCTTGGTGTATTTCACTACCACCGTGCTGTTGTGGCGAATCTATTTCTACCGCGCTGGGCAGCTGCTGTCGGAAGCCATCGCGGCCGCCCCCGATCCGCTCCGCCTCAGCATCTCGGCAACCTACTCCCACCCGATCATGGTGGCCGGCATCGTCATCACCGCCAACTGCGTCGATCACGTCCTCGCCGACCCGTTCGGACACGCAGAGCCGATCTGGATCGCCATGATCCTCGGCGGGCCCGCGCTGTTCCTGGCCGGGCGCGGCATCTTCGAGTACGCGGTCTTCGCCCGCGTGTCCCGCAACCGCCTGATCGGTGTCCTGGTCCTCGCCGCCATCTCACCGGCGATGATCCGGGCGCCGCGGCTGGTGATCGCCATCGCCGCTGCTCTCGTCCTGGCCGCGATCGCCCTATCCGATACAGCCCGCGCCCGAGGACGCCCACCCGAACCGCCGTCACCGCCCCGCTAG
- a CDS encoding GNAT family N-acetyltransferase, protein MIETRVLSEGDWKMWRELRLAALAEAAYAFGAQLADWQGEGDREERWRGRLAIPGSYNILAMLDGQPVGMASGVPTDQDGVVELISMYVAPVGRGRSVGDHLVRAVEQWARLVGAGTLRLAVVEGNKSAWALYQRNGFRDTGELGDLMPDGVRREHIMVKSLVA, encoded by the coding sequence ATGATCGAGACGCGTGTGCTCAGCGAGGGCGATTGGAAGATGTGGCGGGAGCTGCGGCTCGCTGCGCTGGCGGAGGCGGCGTACGCGTTCGGTGCCCAGCTGGCGGACTGGCAGGGCGAGGGCGACCGCGAGGAACGCTGGCGCGGTCGGCTGGCCATACCCGGCTCGTACAACATCTTGGCGATGCTCGACGGGCAGCCCGTCGGGATGGCCAGCGGGGTGCCGACCGATCAGGACGGGGTCGTCGAGCTGATCTCGATGTACGTGGCGCCGGTGGGACGTGGTCGGAGCGTGGGCGACCACCTCGTGCGGGCGGTCGAGCAGTGGGCCCGGCTGGTGGGCGCGGGGACGCTGCGGCTGGCCGTGGTGGAGGGCAACAAGAGCGCGTGGGCGCTCTACCAGCGGAACGGCTTCCGCGACACGGGTGAGCTAGGCGACCTCATGCCCGACGGCGTGCGTCGAGAGCACATTATGGTCAAGAGTCTCGTGGCTTAG
- a CDS encoding alpha/beta fold hydrolase, which translates to MLHGWPQHWYCWRRIVPELSGHYRLLMPDLRGFGWSDTPGYGYDPLSYAADALALLDALGLERVRLVGHDWGGFTAFLLGVAHPERFSHIVVFNAPPLWAPLTPGVIASLWRTWYVIAIASPLGPRVVADPRFLPWFVGLGGRQHVLSADDVQVYARRLQHPARARASCLLYRSYLRAANDIFLRRRYHGDHLSVPTRLVFGDEDFYVPRSYITGFEQHAPALDVEFVSGCGHFLPEERPDLATARLRDFLSA; encoded by the coding sequence ATGCTGCATGGCTGGCCACAGCACTGGTACTGCTGGCGGCGTATCGTCCCCGAGTTGTCGGGGCACTATCGGCTGCTGATGCCCGACCTGCGCGGGTTCGGTTGGAGCGATACGCCCGGGTACGGCTACGACCCGCTGAGCTACGCAGCCGACGCTTTGGCGCTGCTCGACGCCCTGGGACTTGAGCGTGTGCGGCTTGTCGGTCATGACTGGGGCGGCTTCACGGCATTTCTGCTCGGCGTCGCACACCCTGAGCGATTTTCTCACATCGTCGTCTTTAACGCGCCACCACTGTGGGCACCGCTCACTCCGGGGGTGATCGCCTCGCTGTGGCGCACCTGGTACGTGATCGCGATCGCCAGCCCGCTCGGACCTCGCGTCGTCGCTGACCCGCGCTTCCTACCCTGGTTCGTCGGACTCGGTGGGCGCCAGCATGTGCTCAGCGCCGATGACGTCCAGGTCTATGCGCGCCGGCTGCAACATCCGGCTCGTGCGCGTGCCTCCTGCCTGCTGTATCGCAGCTATCTGCGCGCCGCGAATGACATCTTTCTCCGCCGCCGCTACCACGGCGACCACCTGAGCGTGCCGACCCGTCTCGTCTTCGGCGACGAGGACTTTTACGTGCCCAGGTCCTACATCACCGGTTTCGAGCAGCACGCGCCCGCCTTGGATGTCGAGTTCGTGTCCGGCTGCGGCCACTTCCTGCCCGAAGAACGGCCGGACCTCGCCACTGCCCGATTACGCGATTTCTTATCCGCCTGA
- a CDS encoding FtsX-like permease family protein, whose product MIGFGLRLAVAGGREALTRLVIIATAVAVGAGVLLATLAGVNAVDAQLTRYASMFPTPSTGGDADPLWWSTRQDYFHGKQIIRIDVAATGPSAPTPIGIPKTPGPGEYYASPAMQKELAANPADQLDDRYPGHALGTIGPAALTSPDVLLIIVGGTPDEVAELPLAKQLTSVGDNAPALPETVVNLIMGVIAGGLLFPVLIFIGTATRLSAARREQRFAAMRLVGATPQQISIVAAVEAAAAAVAGTALGFILFFAFRGWLASIPFTGMPFFPSDMSLTVLDVLLVALGVPAGAAVAARISLRRVRISPLGVTRRVTPRAPRAYRMIPLVLGVAVLTFAIGHRPETSDGQTAVFLPGLLLIMAGLVIAGPWLTMVGARIMARRATRPATLIAARRLADNPKAGFRAISGIMIALFVTSTAIGVITTIVANRGPAPIGSTDAATLSTAFVNNPPSVPDTILADLRSVPGVRSVIVIREDPAHASPGVVACTDIPKAYGRCADEAEVAEVPFRGTASPTRVWPASSVPLGDLEGLPVASIGVGTDGSAAAIERARTTLEVAYPSAFWVAPNVPGDFEADFADTLRGWQQLANVIIIASLALAGCSLAVSVIGGLTERKRPFSLLRLSGAPVRVLRRVVALESAVPMLAVAVVAIGMGFLAAQLFLKAQMDYTLTAPGVGFYAIVVVGLAACLGIIASALPLLERITGPETARSE is encoded by the coding sequence ATGATTGGCTTCGGGCTACGCCTCGCCGTGGCCGGCGGTCGTGAGGCGCTCACCCGCCTGGTCATCATCGCCACCGCCGTCGCGGTGGGCGCCGGGGTGCTGCTGGCCACGCTCGCCGGAGTGAACGCCGTCGACGCGCAGCTCACGCGGTACGCGTCGATGTTCCCCACCCCGTCAACCGGCGGCGACGCGGATCCGCTGTGGTGGTCGACGCGCCAGGACTACTTCCACGGCAAGCAGATCATCCGCATCGACGTCGCCGCGACCGGACCGAGCGCCCCCACCCCCATCGGCATCCCGAAGACTCCAGGTCCGGGGGAGTACTACGCCTCGCCAGCGATGCAGAAGGAGCTGGCCGCCAATCCGGCCGACCAGCTCGACGACCGCTACCCCGGACATGCCCTCGGCACGATCGGCCCGGCGGCGTTGACGTCGCCGGACGTCCTGCTCATCATCGTCGGCGGCACCCCCGACGAGGTCGCCGAACTACCCCTCGCCAAGCAGCTCACCAGCGTCGGTGACAACGCTCCCGCGCTCCCCGAGACCGTGGTCAACCTCATCATGGGCGTGATAGCCGGTGGGCTGCTGTTTCCAGTGCTGATCTTCATCGGCACGGCCACCCGGCTCAGCGCCGCCCGCCGCGAGCAGCGGTTCGCCGCGATGCGTCTGGTCGGCGCGACGCCGCAGCAGATCTCGATCGTTGCCGCGGTCGAGGCGGCCGCCGCGGCCGTCGCGGGTACCGCACTCGGGTTCATCCTGTTCTTCGCGTTCCGCGGCTGGCTCGCGAGCATCCCGTTCACCGGCATGCCGTTCTTCCCCAGCGACATGTCGCTGACTGTGCTGGACGTTCTACTCGTCGCGTTGGGCGTCCCGGCCGGCGCGGCGGTGGCGGCGCGCATCTCGCTGCGCCGCGTGCGGATCTCCCCGCTCGGCGTCACCCGGCGGGTCACCCCACGCGCCCCGCGCGCGTACCGGATGATCCCGCTTGTGCTCGGCGTCGCCGTGCTGACGTTCGCCATCGGTCACCGGCCCGAGACATCGGACGGCCAGACCGCGGTGTTCCTGCCCGGGCTCTTGCTCATCATGGCCGGCCTGGTCATCGCCGGCCCCTGGCTGACGATGGTCGGCGCCCGGATCATGGCGCGACGCGCCACCCGCCCTGCCACGCTCATCGCCGCGCGACGTCTCGCCGACAACCCGAAGGCCGGCTTCCGGGCCATCAGCGGCATCATGATCGCGCTCTTCGTTACGAGCACCGCCATCGGCGTGATCACCACGATCGTCGCCAACCGCGGCCCGGCACCGATCGGCTCGACCGACGCCGCCACCCTGTCCACCGCCTTCGTCAACAACCCGCCGTCAGTGCCCGACACGATCCTGGCTGACCTTCGCTCCGTCCCCGGCGTGCGGAGCGTGATCGTGATCCGCGAAGACCCGGCCCACGCCAGCCCCGGGGTGGTCGCGTGCACCGACATCCCGAAGGCGTACGGCCGGTGCGCCGACGAAGCCGAGGTTGCCGAGGTGCCCTTCCGCGGAACGGCGTCGCCCACGAGGGTCTGGCCCGCCTCATCGGTCCCACTCGGCGACCTGGAGGGGCTGCCGGTGGCGTCGATCGGGGTCGGCACGGACGGTTCGGCCGCAGCAATCGAGCGCGCGCGCACGACCCTCGAGGTGGCCTACCCCTCGGCCTTCTGGGTGGCGCCGAACGTCCCCGGCGACTTCGAGGCGGACTTCGCCGACACGCTGCGTGGCTGGCAACAGTTGGCCAACGTCATCATCATCGCCAGCCTCGCGCTCGCCGGCTGCAGCCTCGCGGTCAGCGTGATCGGCGGACTCACCGAGCGCAAACGCCCGTTCAGCCTGCTCCGCCTCAGCGGCGCGCCGGTGCGGGTCCTGCGCCGCGTGGTTGCGCTCGAAAGCGCCGTACCGATGCTCGCCGTCGCCGTGGTCGCGATCGGGATGGGCTTCCTCGCCGCACAGCTGTTCCTCAAGGCGCAGATGGACTACACGCTCACCGCTCCGGGCGTGGGGTTCTACGCGATTGTCGTCGTCGGGCTGGCGGCCTGCCTCGGCATCATCGCCTCCGCCCTGCCGTTGCTGGAGCGCATCACCGGGCCGGAGACCGCACGAAGCGAATGA
- a CDS encoding ABC transporter ATP-binding protein yields the protein MTVAIEARNAMFSFGKTPALRGASIAVDAGEILAIMGPSGSGKSTLLHCLAGILVPDSGEILFGGARVDSMSETERSSLRRDRFGFVFQFGQLVPELTAAENVALPLLLNGVRRTEALRKAHGWFERLGLDGMEQRRSGELSGGQAQRVALARGLVAGPEVLFADEPTGALDSLTGEQVMDLLVAAAREQGTTVILVTHEPRVAAYADREVIVRDGRVNAPDRVAS from the coding sequence ATGACCGTCGCGATCGAAGCGCGCAACGCGATGTTCTCGTTCGGCAAGACCCCCGCCCTGCGGGGTGCGAGCATCGCCGTGGACGCCGGCGAGATCCTCGCCATCATGGGCCCCAGCGGCTCGGGCAAGTCGACGCTGCTGCACTGCCTGGCCGGCATCCTCGTTCCCGACTCCGGCGAGATCCTGTTTGGCGGGGCCCGGGTCGACTCCATGAGCGAGACCGAACGCAGCAGCCTGCGCCGGGACCGCTTCGGGTTCGTGTTCCAGTTCGGCCAGCTCGTCCCCGAGCTCACCGCAGCGGAGAACGTCGCCCTGCCGCTGCTGCTCAACGGGGTCCGCCGGACGGAAGCGCTGCGCAAGGCGCACGGCTGGTTCGAGCGGCTCGGCCTGGACGGCATGGAGCAGCGCCGGTCCGGCGAACTGTCCGGCGGGCAGGCCCAGCGCGTCGCCCTCGCCCGCGGCCTGGTCGCCGGGCCGGAGGTCCTCTTCGCCGACGAGCCGACCGGTGCGCTCGACTCACTCACCGGCGAGCAGGTCATGGACCTGCTGGTTGCCGCGGCCCGCGAGCAGGGCACCACGGTCATCCTGGTCACCCACGAGCCACGGGTCGCCGCGTACGCCGACCGCGAAGTCATCGTCCGCGACGGGCGCGTGAACGCGCCGGATCGGGTTGCGTCATGA
- a CDS encoding PadR family transcriptional regulator — MSVPLTLLGLLEREPSHGYDLKRDYDAYFGRGKPLPFGQVYATLSRLARDGKVVISEVGPGAGPDRKRYIITDLGATEVDQWLTQPVEPEPHLHTVLFAKVVLSLMLDRPAGEYLDTQRRAHLQRMRELTEIKRAGSLVDALLADHGLYHLEADLRWIEMTAARLDALKKAVRP, encoded by the coding sequence ATGAGCGTTCCCCTTACCCTTCTCGGCCTGCTGGAACGAGAGCCCAGTCACGGGTACGACCTGAAGCGCGACTACGACGCCTACTTCGGGCGTGGCAAGCCGCTGCCGTTCGGCCAGGTCTACGCGACCCTCAGCCGGCTAGCCCGCGACGGCAAGGTGGTGATCAGCGAGGTCGGCCCGGGCGCCGGACCCGACCGAAAGCGCTACATCATCACAGACTTGGGCGCGACCGAGGTCGACCAGTGGCTGACCCAGCCGGTCGAGCCGGAGCCGCACCTGCACACCGTGCTCTTCGCCAAGGTCGTGCTCTCGCTCATGCTGGACCGTCCCGCCGGCGAATACCTCGACACGCAGCGCCGCGCCCACCTGCAGCGCATGCGCGAGCTCACCGAGATCAAGCGCGCCGGCAGCCTGGTCGACGCACTGCTCGCCGACCATGGCCTGTACCACCTGGAGGCGGACCTCCGGTGGATCGAGATGACCGCCGCCCGGTTGGACGCCCTGAAGAAAGCGGTGCGGCCATGA
- a CDS encoding DivIVA domain-containing protein yields the protein MPNLTPADVRNIAFRKPPLGKRGYDEEEVDMFLDAVERTIAALTEEVISLRAQLGNGAPSPAAPMPSGGQGAVFAELEQIKNRLARLEATVAGGGLRPPTGDPQFGNGW from the coding sequence ATGCCCAACCTCACTCCAGCCGACGTCCGGAACATCGCGTTCAGGAAGCCTCCGCTAGGCAAACGCGGGTACGACGAGGAGGAGGTCGACATGTTCCTGGATGCCGTCGAACGGACCATCGCCGCGTTGACGGAGGAGGTGATCTCCCTGCGTGCGCAACTTGGTAACGGCGCCCCCTCACCTGCGGCGCCCATGCCGAGTGGTGGACAGGGCGCGGTGTTCGCGGAGCTTGAGCAAATCAAGAATCGGCTCGCGCGACTCGAGGCTACTGTTGCCGGTGGCGGCCTGAGACCGCCCACGGGCGATCCGCAGTTCGGCAACGGTTGGTAG
- a CDS encoding FadR/GntR family transcriptional regulator, whose translation MTSGKTEQAGPGGDVDMFKAVSLNRVSQAIVEQVKLLLRQGRLKPGDRLPSERELCERFGVSRVTVREALRVLEAGGLIDIRVGARGGAFVTSPTSQQIGEGLADLLNLSPLTAAQVTEARQVFELGIVPLVVERATDEDIVALRDMVRSQQAALDRGEYVMSMSADFHVRVAACTHNPAIEMLVQSFHGPLLMSLLKAQVVEPLMGHRGSEEHSAFVDAIAARDVEWARSIMREHLQRTADRVSEPAEAPQA comes from the coding sequence GTGACATCTGGAAAGACCGAGCAGGCCGGCCCCGGCGGTGACGTCGACATGTTCAAGGCCGTGTCGCTCAACCGCGTGTCGCAGGCCATCGTCGAACAGGTGAAGCTGCTGCTGCGGCAGGGCCGACTCAAGCCCGGGGACCGGCTGCCCAGCGAGCGGGAGCTGTGCGAGCGCTTCGGGGTCAGCCGGGTGACGGTGCGGGAGGCCCTGCGCGTCCTTGAGGCCGGCGGTCTCATCGACATCCGCGTCGGCGCGCGCGGGGGCGCGTTCGTGACGTCGCCGACGTCCCAGCAGATCGGCGAGGGCCTCGCCGATCTGCTCAACCTCTCGCCGCTCACCGCGGCCCAGGTCACCGAGGCGCGACAGGTCTTCGAACTCGGCATCGTTCCGCTGGTCGTCGAACGCGCCACCGACGAGGACATCGTGGCACTACGCGACATGGTGCGCAGCCAACAGGCGGCCCTCGACCGCGGCGAGTACGTCATGTCCATGTCCGCCGACTTCCACGTACGGGTGGCGGCCTGCACGCACAACCCGGCCATCGAGATGCTCGTGCAGTCGTTCCACGGTCCGTTGCTCATGTCGCTGCTCAAGGCACAGGTGGTGGAGCCGCTCATGGGCCACCGCGGCTCCGAGGAACACAGCGCCTTCGTCGACGCGATCGCCGCCCGCGACGTCGAGTGGGCCCGGTCGATCATGCGCGAGCATCTGCAACGCACCGCCGACCGGGTCAGTGAGCCCGCTGAGGCCCCACAAGCCTGA
- a CDS encoding aromatic ring-hydroxylating dioxygenase subunit alpha — protein MLRPELNELLTQTGPGTPMGELFRQYWIPALLAEELPENDCSPVRIKLLSERLIAFRDSDGRYGLIDEFCAHRGASLWFGRNEEGGLRCSYHGWKYDVTGQCVEVPSEADNSSFCANVKLRAYPLIKVGDILWTHMGDPAKRPAPPEFEFIQVPPEQTYTSKRWQECNWLQALEGGIDSSHVTWLHSGALKSDPLFKGAKGNQYNIGDLKPFFEVAEADGGLFVGARRNAEDGNYYWRITPWIMPSFTMVPPRGDHPVHGHFWVPIDDENCWVYTFDYHPVRALTPAERQAMIDGFGVHSENIPGTYRPVRNKDNDYLMDREAQKRGEHYSGIKGIAIQDASLQESMGPIVDRSKERLVAADSGIIKARQKLRKAAIALRDQGVTPPGVDPAHHRVRSAAVVLPRKESFLEACGDAVTATPGVPQTTV, from the coding sequence ATGCTCAGACCAGAGCTCAACGAGCTTTTGACGCAGACCGGTCCTGGGACGCCAATGGGCGAGTTGTTTCGGCAGTACTGGATCCCGGCCCTGCTCGCCGAGGAACTGCCGGAGAATGACTGCTCCCCGGTGCGCATCAAGCTCCTCTCCGAGCGTCTGATCGCCTTTCGGGACAGCGACGGCCGGTACGGCCTGATCGACGAGTTCTGTGCGCACCGCGGCGCATCCCTGTGGTTCGGCCGCAACGAGGAGGGCGGCCTGCGCTGCAGCTACCACGGGTGGAAGTACGACGTGACCGGCCAGTGCGTCGAGGTCCCGTCCGAGGCGGACAACAGCAGCTTCTGCGCCAACGTCAAGCTCAGGGCGTACCCCCTGATCAAGGTCGGCGACATTCTCTGGACGCACATGGGCGACCCCGCGAAGCGGCCGGCGCCGCCGGAGTTCGAGTTCATCCAGGTGCCGCCGGAGCAGACCTACACGTCCAAGCGCTGGCAGGAGTGCAACTGGTTGCAGGCGCTGGAGGGCGGCATCGACTCGAGCCATGTCACGTGGCTGCACTCCGGGGCCCTCAAGAGCGACCCGCTGTTCAAGGGCGCCAAGGGCAACCAGTACAACATCGGCGACCTGAAGCCGTTCTTCGAGGTCGCGGAGGCAGATGGTGGGCTGTTCGTCGGCGCGCGCCGGAACGCCGAGGACGGCAACTACTACTGGCGCATCACGCCGTGGATCATGCCGAGTTTCACGATGGTCCCCCCGCGTGGCGACCACCCGGTACACGGCCACTTCTGGGTCCCGATCGACGATGAGAACTGCTGGGTCTACACCTTCGACTACCACCCGGTCCGCGCGCTGACGCCGGCAGAGCGCCAGGCCATGATCGACGGCTTCGGGGTGCACAGCGAGAACATCCCCGGCACGTACCGGCCGGTGCGGAACAAGGACAACGACTACCTGATGGACCGCGAGGCGCAGAAGCGCGGGGAGCACTACTCAGGGATCAAGGGCATCGCGATCCAGGACGCTTCCCTGCAGGAGAGCATGGGCCCCATCGTCGACCGCAGCAAGGAGAGGTTGGTCGCCGCAGACAGCGGCATCATCAAGGCCCGGCAGAAGCTACGGAAGGCGGCTATCGCGCTGCGCGACCAAGGGGTGACCCCGCCCGGGGTCGACCCGGCCCACCACCGGGTGCGATCGGCCGCGGTCGTGCTGCCCAGGAAGGAGTCCTTCCTCGAGGCGTGTGGTGACGCCGTGACGGCCACCCCCGGCGTCCCGCAGACCACGGTGTAG
- a CDS encoding 3-methyl-2-oxobutanoate hydroxymethyltransferase: MATKVSLRALQAMKRDGRKIVGVVVWDYQLARIVDRVGVDIVSVGDTVGVNLWGQSNPFEVTMDQMIVVAQAVRRGVKRALLSCDFPFGPLQEGPDSAVRAAIRLVKEAGVDLVKLDGASDHLDAVTAVNRAGIPVFAQFGITPQTALRYGVPYTANPGSDAQVPVEMKDELVAEAKRMEAAGAALLNFTNSGPVVGAEVARAVSIPVLGGFGGGPWLDGRIRMATAAIGYAASTLDDPPETYANVARTSYDAIAAYAEDVRAGRQIKGGIRSGPAS, translated from the coding sequence ATGGCGACGAAGGTCAGCCTGCGGGCACTCCAGGCGATGAAGCGTGACGGGCGGAAGATCGTCGGCGTGGTGGTCTGGGACTATCAGCTGGCCCGGATCGTCGACCGGGTCGGCGTTGACATCGTCTCGGTCGGCGACACCGTCGGCGTCAACCTCTGGGGGCAGTCGAACCCCTTCGAGGTGACCATGGACCAGATGATCGTCGTCGCCCAGGCGGTCCGCAGAGGGGTGAAGCGGGCGCTGCTCAGCTGCGACTTTCCCTTCGGGCCGCTGCAGGAGGGACCCGACAGCGCGGTACGGGCCGCCATCAGGCTCGTCAAGGAGGCCGGCGTCGACCTCGTGAAGCTCGATGGCGCCTCGGACCACCTCGACGCGGTCACCGCCGTCAACCGGGCGGGCATCCCGGTCTTCGCGCAGTTCGGGATCACGCCGCAAACGGCCCTGCGCTACGGCGTGCCCTACACGGCGAATCCGGGGTCGGACGCGCAGGTGCCGGTCGAGATGAAGGACGAGCTGGTCGCCGAGGCGAAGCGAATGGAGGCGGCGGGGGCTGCGCTGCTCAACTTCACCAACTCCGGGCCGGTCGTCGGCGCGGAGGTCGCGCGTGCCGTCTCGATCCCGGTCCTGGGCGGGTTCGGTGGTGGACCGTGGCTCGACGGGCGGATCCGGATGGCCACCGCCGCCATCGGCTATGCCGCCTCCACACTGGACGATCCCCCGGAGACCTACGCCAACGTGGCGCGAACCAGCTACGACGCTATCGCGGCCTACGCCGAGGACGTGCGTGCCGGCCGCCAGATCAAGGGCGGCATCCGGAGCGGCCCGGCGAGCTGA
- a CDS encoding alpha/beta fold hydrolase: MPTAIIDGIATRYEVAGSGPPLLMFSPGGFNATLDNWRSQGIYRRLNLLDHLTTRYTCITFDRRECGLSGGRVERLGWGHYAAQGKGLLEHLGIERAHLMGGCVGCSIVTTFAVAYPEAAASMVLYSPAGGARYRLTQHARLGQHLGYVAEHGLAQVVALARGGDKPFTQDPRGGPWVTVIRRDPAFADAYAQWDPDRYTTLVAGMSRLLFDRDTVPGAEPEDLMRLDVPALVVPGQDASHATSAARYLEECLPRAEYWDVPVGEQTEQTAPARVMRFLDGA; encoded by the coding sequence GTGCCCACCGCCATCATCGACGGGATCGCCACACGATACGAGGTCGCCGGTTCGGGGCCGCCGCTGCTCATGTTCTCCCCAGGTGGGTTCAACGCCACTCTGGACAATTGGCGGTCGCAGGGCATCTATCGCCGCCTCAACCTGCTCGACCACCTGACCACCAGGTACACCTGCATCACGTTCGATCGGCGCGAGTGCGGGCTGTCCGGTGGTCGGGTGGAACGTCTCGGCTGGGGGCACTACGCCGCGCAGGGCAAGGGGCTGCTCGAGCACCTGGGCATCGAGCGAGCGCACCTCATGGGCGGCTGTGTCGGCTGCTCCATCGTCACCACGTTCGCCGTCGCCTATCCCGAGGCGGCCGCCAGCATGGTGCTCTACTCGCCCGCGGGGGGAGCCCGGTACCGCTTGACTCAGCACGCCCGGCTGGGCCAGCACCTGGGCTATGTCGCCGAGCACGGCCTGGCGCAGGTCGTTGCCCTGGCCCGGGGCGGCGACAAGCCGTTCACCCAGGATCCACGAGGCGGCCCGTGGGTCACGGTGATCCGACGCGACCCTGCGTTCGCGGACGCGTACGCGCAGTGGGACCCCGACCGTTACACCACCCTGGTGGCCGGCATGTCCCGGCTGCTGTTCGACCGGGACACCGTGCCGGGAGCGGAGCCTGAGGACCTCATGCGGCTCGACGTCCCTGCCCTGGTCGTCCCCGGTCAGGACGCCTCCCACGCGACCTCGGCGGCCCGCTACCTCGAGGAGTGCCTGCCGCGCGCGGAGTACTGGGACGTCCCGGTCGGCGAGCAGACGGAGCAGACGGCGCCGGCCAGGGTGATGCGGTTTCTCGACGGGGCCTAG
- a CDS encoding RpiB/LacA/LacB family sugar-phosphate isomerase, whose product MRIAIGADHNGISMKAHLTRWLTAEGHEVDDRGAHDTEVVDYPPLCADIGRQVVEGRAERGIVIGGTGGGEAIACNKIRGIRAGLCHSVFLAEISSAHNKTNVLVLGAKVISPAEAVEIASTWLTTPFKGERHQQRLDQIAALERGESLA is encoded by the coding sequence ATGCGGATCGCCATCGGAGCCGACCACAACGGCATCTCCATGAAGGCCCACCTCACCCGGTGGCTGACCGCCGAGGGACACGAGGTCGACGACCGCGGGGCGCATGACACCGAGGTCGTGGACTACCCGCCGCTCTGCGCCGACATCGGTCGGCAGGTCGTGGAGGGTCGCGCCGAGCGCGGCATCGTGATCGGCGGCACCGGCGGCGGCGAGGCGATCGCGTGCAACAAGATCCGTGGCATTCGCGCCGGACTGTGCCACTCCGTGTTCCTCGCCGAGATCTCGAGCGCGCACAACAAGACCAACGTCCTCGTGCTCGGGGCCAAGGTGATCAGCCCGGCGGAGGCCGTCGAGATCGCCTCGACCTGGCTCACCACCCCCTTCAAGGGCGAACGACACCAGCAACGCCTGGACCAGATCGCGGCGCTGGAGCGTGGCGAGTCGCTCGCCTGA